In a genomic window of Melopsittacus undulatus isolate bMelUnd1 chromosome 1, bMelUnd1.mat.Z, whole genome shotgun sequence:
- the EDN1 gene encoding endothelin-1, producing MDYSQMIVSLLFVLCPGLLPAAPGAEAAAAPTPPAAATAAAHRRARRCSCSSLMDEECVYFCHLDIIWINTPEKTVPYGLGGPSRSRRSLKDMVPEMFADPSSRCQCTNQKDKKCLNFCQTGKDLWSQSTVEKTSRHRNKGGNCTGPKCMSRRLVDSKKMKRLEAIGNSIKASFSIAKLKAELQKGRKLKHNRANKRQSFWESLKAS from the exons ATGGATTATTCACAGATGATCGTCTCGCTGCTCTTTGTGCTCTGCCCGGGGCTGCTGCCGGCAG CCCCCGGAGCCGAGGCGGCCGCCGCTCCGACACCCCCCGCCGCTGCCACCGCCGCCGCGCACCGCCGCGCTCGGCGCTGCTCCTGTTCCTCGCTGATGGATGAGGAGTGCGTCTACTTCTGCCACCTCGACATCATCTGGATCAACACCCCCGA GAAGACTGTTCCATATGGTCTCGGAGGTCCTTCTCGATCCAGAAGATCGCTGAAGGACATGGTGCCAGAGATGTTTGCTGATCCTAGCAGCAGATGCCAATGTACCAACCAGAAGGACAAGAAATGTCTGAACTTCTGCCAGACAGGAAAAGATCTCTG gTCTCAGTCCACAGTGGAGAAAACCTCACGTCACCGCAACAAAGGTGGCAATTGCACTGGACCCAAATGCATGAGCCGAAGGCTTGTTGACAGCAAGAAAATGAAGCG GCTGGAAGCTATTGGTAATAGCATCAAAGCTTCCTTCAGTATCGCAAAACTGAAGGCTGAGCTCCAGAAAGGGCGGAAGCTCAAACACAACAGGGCGAACAAAAGGCAAAGCTTCTGGGAAAGCCTGAAAGCATCCTAG